From the genome of Aricia agestis chromosome 9, ilAriAges1.1, whole genome shotgun sequence, one region includes:
- the LOC121730498 gene encoding uncharacterized protein LOC121730498, translating into MSSSIDKKDPLQIHRKPSLRQEFAVVNFIQKHPLLVQTKQLKILNRGKVYKLWIEVAKEVNSIEGVEKSPTGWLKYWIDKRRKSY; encoded by the exons ATGTCTTCTTCTATAGACAAAAAGGATCCTTTACAAATA CATCGTAAACCATCACTTCGCCAAGAATTTGCTGTTGTAAACTTTATACAGAAGCATCCATTATTAGTCCaaactaaacaattaaaaattctgAATCGTGGAAAAGTCTACAAGTTATGGATTGAAGTGGCTAAGGAGGTAAATTCAATAGAAGGTGTTGAAAAATCTCCTACAGGCTGGCTGAAA TACTGGATTGATAAAAGAAG AAAATCATATTGA
- the LOC121730492 gene encoding uncharacterized protein LOC121730492, with amino-acid sequence MSSSIDKKDPLQIHRKPSLRQEFAVVNFIQKHPLLVQTKQLKILNRGKVYKLWIEVAKEVNSIEGVEKSPTGWLKYWIDKRRYVSVKHKQIQSGVPNLKLSPLEKKILKLCLYEKKNHIEQINHELTDDCEVTQHKEDDNDENYEENYSSEYNGTIQNNSFKSDDNDVKKMLEVMVNVMEKQSTAFAQMAQTWVTHSSALERLAEASGQQAVAVNRLANSIESIGESLSDMKSTFVSIDDVIRRSLLPEEQTYIVSDVITL; translated from the exons ATGTCTTCTTCTATAGACAAAAAGGATCCTTTACAAATA CATCGTAAACCATCACTTCGCCAAGAATTTGCTGTTGTAAACTTTATACAGAAGCATCCATTATTAGTCCaaactaaacaattaaaaattctgAATCGTGGAAAAGTCTACAAGTTATGGATTGAAGTGGCTAAGGAGGTAAATTCAATAGAAGGTGTTGAAAAATCTCCTACAGGCTGGCTGAAA TACTGGATTGATAAAAGAAGGTATGTCTCAGTGAAGCATAAACAAATTCAAAGTGGAGTGCCAAACCTTAAATTATCCCCACTagaaaaaaagattttaaaattgtgcttatatgaaaaaa AAAATCATATTGAGCAAATTAATCATGAGCTGACAGATGATTGTGAGGTCACACAGCACAAGGAAGatgacaatgatgaaaattatgAAGAGAATTATAGCAGTGAATATAATGGCACAATACAAAACAATTCTTTTAAAAGTGATGATAACGATGTGAAAAAAATGCTTGAAGTCATG GTGAATGTGATGGAAAAGCAATCAACAGCATTTGCACAGATGGCACAGACATGGGTCACACACTCAAGTGCTTTGGAAAGGCTAGCAGAAGCATCTGGTCAACAG GCTGTTGCGGTGAATAGGTTGGCAAATTCAATTGAGTCTATCGGAGAATCATTGTCTGATATGAAGAGTACATTTGTAAGCATTGACGATGTCATTCGAAGAAGTCTTCTACCAGAAGAACAAACATATATTGTCTCAGATGTAATTACTTTATAG
- the LOC121730488 gene encoding leucine-rich repeat-containing G-protein coupled receptor 6, which translates to MQKIVFIVFVTIGVSCTTYCPKQCDCDIDNGLNRALCDDQNIVSIDVGVSKAVQIYSLRRNLISELQNFCFKEIGYQSLRILDLSHNVIFWIGMHAFSGLDQLYHLDLSGNRLRDIPAEVFWDTPGLDILDLSGNIFESLKNEPFITHNRLQVLNLNSCRIKFLPPRLFNRLPNLKKLDLSENYFVTFNIDIIRPLMKLERIELRNDYLHCSPDIIAAETYIASQRIAYNKLCTKKLPKISEKMISMVTEREPVNIDGIWNETSEKNRTEPVLQQNKTLTPFEKFDKDFSAFQAFVIGLEVGLAVGVVGTYVWLRRFCSCGQLNCIAPRRRRPRNRNDEVRTNLLRNHFVNVDLETPPIFRREMPDRRAPGPPTAPVYETISPRPTRDPPSMADVIRRPETPPPPYHECRLNI; encoded by the exons ATGCAGAAGATAGTTTTTATTGTGTTTGTGACGATCGGTGTATCGTGCACTACTTATTGCCCGAAGCAATGTGACTGTGATATAGACAATGGACTCAATAGGGCTCTCTGTGACGATCAGAATATTGTCAGCATCGACGTAGGGGTGTCAAAAGCCGTTCAAATATACAGCTTGAGGCGAAATTTGATCAGCGAGCTGCAGAACTTTTGTTTTAAG GAAATCGGTTACCAATCTCTCAGGATATTGGATTTGTCGCACAATGTGATATTCTGGATTGGCATGCACGCGTTCTCGGGACTGGATCAACTGTACCACCTGGACCTGAGCGGCAATAGGCTGAGGGATATTCCGGCAGAAGTGTTCTGGGATACACCCGGCCTCGATATATTAGACTTGTCCGGGAATATATTCGAGTCACTCAAAAATGAACCCTTTATAACGCACAATAGACTACAG GTGCTCAATCTCAACAGTTGTCGCATAAAATTCTTGCCGCCGCGACTTTTCAACCGTCTACCGAATTTGAAGAAACTTGATTTAAGCGAAAACTACTTTGTTACGTTCAACATTGACATAATAAGGCCGCTGATGAAGCTGGAGAGGATAGAACTTAGAAACGATTACCTCCACTGTTCCCCGGATATCATAGCCGCCGAAACTTACATCGCTTCCCAGAGAATAGCCTACAATAAACTGTGTACGAAGAAGCTCCCGAAGATTTCCGAGAAAATGATATCGATGGTGACCGAAAGAGAGCCGGTTAACATCGATGGAATCTGGAACGAGACTAGCGAGAAGAACCGGACGGAACCGGTTCTGCAGCAGAACAAAACGTTGACGCCCTTCGAAAAGTTCGACAAGGATTTCTCGGCGTTTCAAGCGTTTGTAATCGGCTTGGAGGTAGGGCTAGCGGTGGGCGTGGTCGGTACGTACGTATGGCTGCGGCGCTTCTGCAGCTGCGGGCAACTAAACTGCATCGCCCCGCGCCGAAGAAGGCCTCGGAATAGAAACGACGAGGTCAGAACTAATCTGCTAAGGAACCACTTTGTAAATGTAGACTTGGAAACTCCGCCGATATTCCGACGGGAAATGCCCGATAGGAGGGCCCCCGGACCTCCTACCGCCCCTGTCTACGAGACTATAAGCCCTAGACCAACTAGAGACCCACCATCGATGGCGGACGTGATTAGAAGACCGGAGACGCCGCCGCCACCATATCATGAGTGTAGACTTAACATTTAA
- the LOC121730482 gene encoding tyrosine-protein kinase Shark has protein sequence MITTMTSFILLKTNSFLLRMNREDNVNWFHGKISRETAERLLKEEGEDGVFLVRESNTSPGDFVLSVLHQGEVVHYQIRRHGEDAFFSIEEHTTVHGLDTLIQHYRGDSNGLATRLSVVCKGNPPPHESRTQGTTNLLHRATEAGNCSIVSQILASGYKSRDAKNQDGQTAVHIAARKGENDILLKLIESGAPVNVRDSFGYTPLHYTCQNNLPKTTELLITKGSANYQMRHAPTGKVPLHDAAQRGHIECIKVLLKLKAPAHPRTLSQDTPAQLAKHNGHTDCYHMLKNHKPGPPNTSKSLWYHGTLNREEAVKTLEEYCKQNNIQDKASDGVYLVRYSERNTGAYVLTMRSENTPYNFIIRKEGDWLFIDDGPYLESLERLIEHYSTVPDGLPTKLTAPVPPKPKPPLPEFSTMPRTKKSPSKVPLNQSLSLVKHDILNDNQSPNNTSFELLARNLSFSSDFNNDSMNNNDEADNDTYKVPVNNNMVATLAENYNEISINSDGQLSTLQEFIPLHELTLGAVIGEGEFGSVVRALYAGAPVAVKTLHAQHDANRREFLAEAKLMMALRHRCIVRIIGVCLGPPLAMVQELVPLGSLLAYLTRHRAEVGAHELRLWAWQVAAGMRYLERRRFVHRDLAARNILLASRHQAKISDFGLSRALSADSSYYRASRGGKWPIKWYAPEAYNYGTFSHASDVWSYGVTLWEMFSYGQQPYGDMRGIEAIQLIENGERLKRPDNCPDEIYQVMLDCWTYSADLRPTFAKLVDVFSQHPDYVNISQIAVDNDDE, from the exons CATTCATATTATTGAAG ACAAACTCTTTTTTGTTGAGAATGAATAGAGAAGACAACGTAAACTGGTTTCATGGAAAAATATCTAGAGAAACTGCGGAAAGACTTCTCAAAGAAG AAGGTGAAGATGGTGTTTTCTTGGTACGGGAAAGTAATACGTCGCCGGGAGACTTTGTATTATCAGTTCTACATCAG GGTGAAGTAGTGCATTATCAAATAAGAAGACATGGAGAAGACGCATTCTTCTCGATTGAGGAACATACTACAGTCCATGGCTTGGACACATTGATACAACATTACCGAGGTGACTCCAATGGCCTGGCTACGAGACTGTCTGTGGTGTGCAAGGGAAACCCGCCACCGCATGAATCGCGAACACAAGGCACCACAAACTTGCTGCATCG AGCAACAGAAGCTGGTAACTGCAGCATCGTCTCCCAGATCCTCGCTAGCGGCTACAAGAGTAGAGACGCCAAGAACCAGGATGGCCAGACCGCGGTACACATCGCCGCTAGGAAGGGAGAAAACGACATACTACTCAAACTCATAGAGAGCGGAGCTCCTGTTAATGTACGAGACTCCTTCGGGTATACGCCGTTGCAT TACACATGCCAGAACAACTTGCCGAAAACAACAGAGCTGTTGATAACGAAAGGGAGCGCAAACTATCAGATGAGGCACGCGCCCACCGGCAAAGTGCCCCTACACGACGCCGCACAGAGAGGACACATTGAATGTATAAAG GTTTTACTCAAATTGAAAGCACCTGCCCATCCGAGAACGTTATCACAAGACACGCCCGCTCAGCTCGCCAAACACAACGGACATACGGACTGCTATCACATGTTAA AAAACCACAAACCCGGCCCGCCCAACACATCAAAGAGTCTATGGTATCACGGCACGTTAAACCGAGAGGAGGCAGTCAAAACTCTAGAGGAGTACTGCAAACAGAATAATATACAGGACAAAGCGTCTGACGGGGTGTACCTAGTGCGGTATAGTGAGAGAAACACTGGGGCATACGTACTGACCATGCGCAGTGAGAACACGCCATACAACTTTATTATTAGGAAAGAG ggTGACTGGTTATTCATCGATGATGGTCCGTATCTGGAATCGCTGGAGAGGTTAATAGAGCACTACAGCACTGTGCCAGACGGACTGCCCACTAAACTGACCGCACCCGTGCCGCCTAAACCCAAACCGCCATTACCAGAG TTCTCAACAATGCCTCGAACAAAGAAGTCACCGAGCAAAGTACCGCTGAATCAGTCATTATCGCTGGTGAAACACGACATACTCAACGACAACCAAAGCCCAAACAACACCTCGTTCGAACTACTAGCGCGGAATCTGTCGTTCTCGTCTGACTTTAACAACGACAGTATGAATAACAACGACGAAGCAGACAACGATACGTATAAAGTGCCTGTCAATAACAACATGGTGGCTACCCTAGCAGAGAACTACAACGAAATATCAATTAATTCTGATGGCCAGTTGTCTACGCTGCAAG AGTTCATTCCCCTCCACGAGTTAACGCTGGGTGCGGTGATCGGCGAGGGCGAATTTGGATCGGTGGTCCGCGCGCTGTATGCCGGCGCGCCCGTCGCGGTCAAGACGCTGCACGCACAGCACGACGCTAACCGCCGAGAGTTCCTAGCTGAGGCCAAACTCATGATGGCGCTGCGACATAGATGCATCGTGCGGATTATTGGCGTGTGCCTG GGTCCCCCGCTCGCCATGGTTCAAGAACTAGTACCCTTGGGCTCGCTACTGGCGTACCTGACGCGGCACCGGGCGGAGGTCGGCGCGCACGAGCTGCGGCTGTGGGCGTGGCAGGTGGCGGCCGGCATGCGCTACCTCGAGCGACGCCGCTTCGTCCATCGAGATTTGGCGGCACGGAATATACTGTTGGCTAGCAG ACACCAAGCGAAGATCAGCGACTTTGGTCTATCGCGGGCTCTGTCAGCTGACAGCTCGTACTATCGCGCGTCCCGCGGCGGCAAGTGGCCGATCAAGTGGTATGCGCCAGAGGCGTACAACTACGGCACCTTCAGCCACGCGAGCGACGTGTGGAGCTACGGGGTGACCCTGTGGGAGATGTTCTCGTACGGACAGCAGCCGTATGGAGATATGAGGGGCATTGAG GCAATACAGCTAATCGAGAACGGCGAAAGACTAAAACGTCCGGATAACTGTCCGGACGAGATCTACCAGGTGATGCTCGACTGCTGGACCTACAGTGCGGACCTCAGGCCGACATTCGCCAAACTAGTTGACGTCTTCTCCCAACACCCCGACTACGTCAACATCAGCCAGATAGCTGtggataatgatgatgaatga